From one Gracilibacillus salinarum genomic stretch:
- a CDS encoding AbrB/MazE/SpoVT family DNA-binding domain-containing protein, producing the protein MKSTGIVRKIDELGRVVLPKELRKSLNIQEKDPIEIFVDQERIILRKYSSASACMVTGEVTDENFTLFDGKITLSPEGAKQIVDELQQTSK; encoded by the coding sequence ATGAAAAGCACTGGAATTGTGAGAAAGATTGATGAACTAGGTAGAGTGGTTTTACCGAAAGAGTTAAGAAAATCATTGAACATTCAAGAAAAAGACCCTATTGAAATTTTTGTGGATCAGGAAAGAATTATCCTGAGAAAGTATTCCTCCGCTTCTGCTTGTATGGTTACAGGAGAAGTGACGGATGAGAACTTCACCCTATTTGATGGCAAAATTACGCTTAGTCCAGAAGGGGCAAAGCAGATTGTAGACGAACTTCAGCAAACGAGTAAGTAA
- a CDS encoding LysR family transcriptional regulator, which yields MITFRTIVEKDGFKRAADALGYAQSSVTGHIRELEEELGHPLFDRLGRSISLTQAGKSFYPYALEIIKLYAQSKEVMHASNEPSGQLIIGASESVMIHWLPAIMMELIEEYPKVELILKSVDYKNLSTQLKNGEIDVAMLVEASNWEREDLHIRKIQEEKLSLVQQTNTGTNPHHTKMLVTEYACSWRPAIDQYLKEQGSYNNSVIELPSVEAIKKCVLCGLGQSILPSFVIKDEIEKGLVEEKTFNADDYSLSLFTAIHKDKWMSPNLSLFLQAVEDRPFDTVSSLN from the coding sequence TTGATAACGTTTAGAACAATCGTGGAAAAGGATGGCTTTAAAAGAGCAGCAGACGCATTAGGCTATGCGCAATCATCTGTTACCGGACATATTAGGGAATTGGAAGAAGAGTTAGGACACCCTTTGTTTGATCGGTTAGGTCGAAGTATATCATTAACACAAGCTGGAAAGAGCTTTTACCCTTACGCGCTGGAAATCATTAAGTTGTATGCACAATCTAAAGAGGTGATGCATGCATCCAATGAGCCATCAGGTCAATTGATCATTGGTGCTAGTGAATCGGTTATGATTCATTGGCTGCCAGCGATTATGATGGAGCTAATCGAAGAATATCCGAAAGTAGAATTAATCCTAAAATCAGTCGATTATAAGAACTTATCTACCCAACTAAAAAACGGGGAAATAGATGTGGCTATGTTAGTAGAAGCATCCAATTGGGAAAGGGAGGATTTACACATAAGAAAAATTCAAGAGGAGAAGCTTTCTCTTGTCCAGCAAACAAATACAGGAACGAACCCTCACCATACCAAAATGCTGGTGACGGAGTATGCCTGCAGCTGGCGCCCGGCTATAGATCAATATTTAAAAGAACAGGGGAGCTACAATAACTCTGTAATTGAATTGCCAAGTGTCGAAGCCATCAAGAAATGTGTACTGTGTGGATTGGGACAATCAATTCTCCCTTCTTTTGTCATCAAGGATGAAATAGAAAAAGGCCTGGTAGAAGAAAAAACGTTTAACGCAGACGACTATTCATTAAGTCTGTTTACTGCGATCCATAAAGATAAATGGATGTCACCAAATTTAAGTCTATTTTTACAGGCAGTAGAAGATAGACCTTTCGACACAGTATCATCTCTAAATTAA
- a CDS encoding NAD(P)H-dependent oxidoreductase, with protein MKVLTIVTHPREDSLTFQIAYQFVKGLRDAGHQTEIIDSRDMQTIGWRRLMNWG; from the coding sequence ATGAAAGTATTAACCATTGTCACTCACCCCAGAGAAGATTCGTTAACCTTCCAGATTGCCTATCAGTTTGTCAAAGGACTTCGTGATGCAGGTCATCAAACAGAAATTATTGATAGCCGGGATATGCAGACTATTGGATGGAGAAGGCTTATGAATTGGGGATAA
- a CDS encoding insertion element protein, whose product MAKLQRLATREDGIVVVHNPVNEEELKDRKEQYLLLSDKQFATRYNHMLYLPVEFTWNDKSHKIQYNFCTNPFCKWCGQEQVKFETVKGKPSRYKISGTSSKKSLVCNPDPIHPNRGMTLNCYSTAVSNWSVAEEISRLIRINQTQDVEPKYSFHKDTCVVGHFTPFDNPYRFYKQGKTLNNAQRWQCKVCKKKTSVLPNKRQSTTYRQKRNDILPMFAKLLLNKMPINRTCDILEIGVSTYYHKLEWLYRCCLEFLDKYETPHLNNQSFEEMWLNTDKMHYNLNNVRKKGQGGKKYAGLEDNQVQTYVVVSADAISRYVFRVDVAYDWEMTVEDLKYDTVIYKEDHLNDFSKKNNRLDFSYYPQEPSPKDNQKLHQFREELNEFNKRMQYVDGLHVNPTYTTMAHFWLIKKMVNANEWRMISDNDPSIKSAFFRVFSKEVRLSDAHHFICSVDKNKSRKQCLEEFEDAKLDLLDWGFHKGYETKNLRKLAYFMLKEHFENHKFHKEISTPKQTYKDWAENPIIHPLASRDKGFHKVDCRTDLSSYEPKEIAKMVMNVNDNATNSFIQQIRRRLSILERPLMTARGDGKSYIYANFNPKYAQYALTILRTFYNFCETYKSADGKELTPAQRLGITDKVFDLRDIIYLR is encoded by the coding sequence TTGGCTAAATTACAGCGATTAGCTACAAGAGAAGATGGCATCGTTGTTGTTCATAATCCAGTTAATGAAGAAGAGTTAAAAGATAGAAAAGAGCAATATCTACTACTGTCAGACAAACAGTTTGCTACTCGATATAATCATATGCTTTATCTCCCCGTTGAATTTACTTGGAACGACAAGTCTCACAAAATCCAATACAATTTCTGCACTAACCCCTTCTGCAAATGGTGTGGTCAGGAACAAGTTAAATTTGAAACAGTTAAAGGGAAACCATCACGATATAAAATCAGTGGAACGAGTAGTAAGAAGTCGCTTGTGTGTAATCCAGACCCTATCCACCCAAATAGAGGTATGACATTAAATTGTTATTCGACTGCTGTTTCGAATTGGTCGGTTGCAGAAGAAATTTCGAGACTAATTCGTATCAATCAGACACAAGATGTAGAGCCAAAGTATAGCTTTCATAAGGATACTTGTGTTGTTGGACACTTTACTCCATTTGATAATCCTTATAGGTTTTACAAGCAAGGCAAGACGTTAAATAATGCTCAACGTTGGCAATGTAAAGTCTGTAAGAAAAAGACAAGTGTTCTTCCGAATAAACGACAATCAACAACCTATCGTCAAAAACGAAATGATATTCTCCCAATGTTTGCAAAATTGCTTTTGAATAAAATGCCTATCAACCGTACTTGTGATATTTTAGAAATCGGGGTTAGCACTTATTATCATAAATTAGAATGGCTATACCGATGTTGTTTGGAATTCTTGGACAAGTATGAAACTCCCCATTTAAATAACCAATCTTTCGAAGAAATGTGGCTAAACACCGATAAAATGCACTATAACCTCAATAACGTTCGAAAGAAAGGTCAAGGTGGCAAAAAGTATGCAGGACTGGAAGATAATCAAGTGCAGACCTATGTGGTAGTTTCAGCGGATGCAATTTCAAGATACGTGTTCAGAGTGGATGTCGCATATGATTGGGAAATGACAGTCGAGGATTTAAAGTACGATACTGTCATCTATAAAGAAGACCATTTGAACGATTTCAGCAAGAAAAATAACCGATTGGACTTTTCATATTACCCTCAAGAACCATCACCAAAAGATAATCAAAAACTACACCAATTTCGAGAGGAATTAAATGAATTCAATAAGAGAATGCAGTATGTAGATGGACTTCACGTTAATCCAACTTATACGACAATGGCTCACTTTTGGTTAATTAAAAAAATGGTCAATGCTAATGAGTGGAGAATGATAAGTGATAATGACCCGTCCATAAAATCGGCATTTTTCCGAGTGTTCTCGAAGGAAGTAAGATTATCTGATGCACACCATTTCATTTGTTCGGTTGATAAGAACAAGAGTAGAAAGCAATGTTTAGAAGAGTTTGAGGATGCGAAACTTGATTTATTAGATTGGGGATTTCACAAAGGATACGAAACAAAGAATTTACGTAAGTTAGCCTACTTTATGTTAAAAGAGCATTTTGAAAATCATAAATTTCATAAGGAAATATCAACACCAAAACAAACTTATAAAGATTGGGCTGAAAATCCTATAATCCACCCGTTGGCTTCGAGGGATAAAGGTTTTCATAAAGTGGATTGCAGAACGGATTTATCTTCTTACGAACCAAAGGAAATTGCGAAAATGGTTATGAATGTTAATGACAATGCAACAAATAGTTTCATTCAACAGATACGAAGAAGATTATCTATTCTTGAAAGACCATTGATGACCGCAAGAGGCGATGGGAAAAGCTATATCTACGCCAATTTTAACCCTAAATATGCTCAATACGCTTTAACCATATTAAGGACATTCTATAACTTCTGTGAGACTTATAAATCAGCCGATGGAAAAGAACTTACTCCTGCACAACGATTAGGTATTACTGATAAAGTTTTTGATTTAAGAGATATAATCTACCTTAGATAA
- a CDS encoding GNAT family N-acetyltransferase, which produces MFSFKVDEEVSIELLQQHHKEELYDLIDTNREHLRKWLLWVDKRKSAEDFEPIIPIWIRNYADNNGFDAGIRFNGKLVGMIGLHYIDWKNSTTSVGYFLSEEAQGQGIITRSVSSLLTYLFEQMNINRVEIQCAVNNVKSIAVPERLGFSKEGITRDGQWIYDHYEDLVTYSLLAKDWNNK; this is translated from the coding sequence ATGTTTTCATTCAAAGTAGACGAAGAAGTATCCATCGAATTATTACAGCAACATCATAAGGAAGAATTATACGACCTCATAGACACAAATCGTGAGCATCTAAGAAAATGGCTACTGTGGGTAGATAAAAGGAAGTCAGCAGAAGATTTCGAACCTATCATACCGATTTGGATAAGAAACTACGCTGATAATAATGGCTTTGACGCTGGAATTCGATTTAATGGAAAATTAGTTGGTATGATTGGACTCCACTATATAGATTGGAAAAACAGCACTACAAGTGTTGGGTATTTTCTCTCTGAAGAAGCACAAGGTCAAGGTATTATAACAAGGTCGGTATCATCCCTATTAACTTATCTATTTGAACAAATGAATATCAATCGTGTGGAAATCCAATGTGCTGTAAATAACGTTAAGAGCATAGCTGTTCCAGAAAGGTTAGGATTTTCTAAGGAAGGTATCACAAGAGATGGACAATGGATATATGACCATTATGAAGACTTGGTGACGTATAGTTTATTAGCAAAAGACTGGAATAATAAATAA